The Sesamum indicum cultivar Zhongzhi No. 13 linkage group LG2, S_indicum_v1.0, whole genome shotgun sequence genome contains a region encoding:
- the LOC105176728 gene encoding prostatic spermine-binding protein-like: MEEVTLNRSSLTYAGGPLSSLLLLLVKAHLLYLLQFQNSGKLLMVSTTGAQPEAVDAEGGDKDDDNDDDGDNGTGGDGDGDGDFSEEDGAHGNNPNSNGNAKKGHGASEENGEEDDDEDDAANGNNDDDDNENDDDDDDDDDEDDDDGEDGDEEEGVEEEEPDDDEEEDEDEDEELQPPKKRKK; encoded by the exons ATGGAGGAGGTGACGCTGAACCGTTCTTCGCTAACGTACGCAGGGGGGCCTCTTtcctccctcctcctcctACTGGTCAAAGCTCATCTGCTCTACCTATTACAG TTCCAAAATTCTGGGAAATTGTTGATGGTGAGCACAACCGGCGCCCAACCCGAAGCAGTGGATGCCGAGGGAGGAGACAaagatgatgataatgatgatgatggtgacAACGGGACCGGAggtgatggtgatggtgatggcGACTTTTCCGAAGAGGATGGAGCCCACGGGAATAATCCCAATAGCAACGGCAACGCCAAGAAGGGCCATGGAGCTAGTGAAGAGAATGGAGAAGAAGACGACGATGAAGATGATGCTGCCAATGGAAACAATGACGATGATGACAAcgaaaatgatgatgatgatgacgacGACGacgatgaagatgatgatgacggTGAAGATGGAGACGAGGAAGAGGGCGTGGAAGAAGAGGAGCCGGACGATGATGAAGAGGAAGACGAAGACGAAGACGAGGAACTTCAGCCTCctaagaagagaaagaagtgA